The sequence ACGGTAAAGCTGGGGCCTTCGGGCTGAATGATTTCGAGCGGCTTGAGGTCGGTACGAAAGTTTTTGATGTACTCCTGGGAGTAGTTGGCCGACTGGGGCGGCAGGGGCACTACGCCGTGGTCTTCGACCCGGATGACCTCCATTTTGTTGAGATCGACCACAGGAATGACGCCTTCGATTGGGCGGGCGTAGCCGTTGTCAGTGGGGTTGGCCCGCACCCAGCAGAGGGCACGGGAGAGGCGTACACCCTCTTCGTCGTCTAGTCCGTAGTGACCCGCCGACCAAGGGTCAACCATGACTAAACTGGGGTCGGTAATGCCACGCTTGGCGATCGCCTCAATGAACTCCGGGCAAGCCTTGACCGCATTCTCACACTCGATAAATTCATCCAGCATGATCGGCGGCTGCACGCCGGGGATATGTTTCCACGAGATGACGGTGCCCGCCGTGAGGGAGACGATCGATTCGTAGGTTTGGGCGGTGGCGTTGTCGAGAATGATCGCAAAGGCTTCGCGGACAATGGCATCCCCCGGCTTAAAGCCCAGCACGGTTTCCTTGGCAGGCTCATTTAGGGTAACGGTGGCGAAACGGGTCGTTGCTCCCAGAGATTTCTCCTGGCGCAGAATGGCGACGGCGGCGGCAATTTCTGCTGGCGTTAGAGGTTCTAGGGGATGGGCAACGGCGATCGCGGTCGGTCGTTCTTGGGCGATGGTCATGGGATACGCTCCTGTGGGGTAGTTGAATGGATCCTGTAAGGTGGGCACTGCCCACCATTACTCTGAGCTACAAACTGCACAACCGCTTGGTACTATGCTTGACGTGACGAAACTTCTGCTGGCGGTGCGATCGCAGCATTTTGGGTGAAATGTGATCGACTCTGGCCAGGGTGGTGGGCACTGCCCCTACAGGGTGAAAATGCCATGGGTGAGTAGGCGAATGGGTGGGTTAGGCCCTAGGTCGCTGTGGGGGAGGCCTAACCCACCATCAGAGAATTTTGCCAACAACCCAAAACCGCTAGGCGATCGCCATCTCGGCCCCCAACGGGTCTTCGCAATACTCGGCTAAGTGCGGGCTGCGGTAGCCGTCGCTGCGCCACAGAATCGGGAAAAAGCTCTCATCCATTTCGGTATGGCCTACCCGCTTGTAGCGCCCGTAGATGTAACCCTGGGGGTTGGTGGGGTGAAACTGGGCACTGGCGGGGAGGGTGTGCAGGCCAATGCTGCGGAACATGCCCTCGGTGCGGGTGGTGGGGCCGAGGCCGTGCCAGGTGCGCCCGTGGTGAAAGGCGCAGCCCCCAGCGGGCACATCGACCACCACCAGCTCAGGTTCGGGCACGCCAGCATTTTCAGCCGCTTGCAGCATCGCCCAGCGGTAGTCTTTGGTGGGGGCGTGGAACTCGCCCTCAACGCTGGAAATCGGCCACTGGTGGGAGCCTTTAGCATAGACCAGGGTGCCGTCGGCGGCGGTGGCGCGATCGAGGGCGACCCAGCAAGTCATCATCTCGGCAGGATTGAGATAGTCGATGTAGACGCCGTCTTGGTGCATGGCGATCGCCTGGGCACCGGGGGGCTTCATCCACAGGCTGTCTTGACCAATGCGGGCACCCTCCCACCCCGCTAGCGTGGCGCTGAGCCGACCGATTTCTGACGAGAGCACCAGGCTGGCGATGGTGCGATCGCTCTTCCAGCCATTGCAGATTTCGCGGGTGATGTCGGGCAGACTCATACGCGGTCGCCAGTGCCACTCGTCCGGAAAAATGCCGGTCTCAAACTCGCCGTGAAACATGGGTTCCAGACGGCTGGCTAGGCGTTCGGCAAAATTGGGCGGCAGAAAATTTTCCAGAATCAAAAAGCCGTCGTTTTGAAACTGCTGAATCTGCGCGGGGGAGAGCTGAGTGGGTTGATAGTCCATTGCAAACCGAGTCTCTGGAGCAGGAAACACAGCGGGTCGAGCGAGTCTGATCTACAGGAATTTGGTGGTGGTGGGCCTTGCCCACCCTACGGGAGCAACGGTCGGTAGGGTGCATGCGTGTGAAGCACAATGCACCACAGGGATTCATCTCGAAAGGGGATGCATTGCTGCCCGTATGCACCCGAATGAGCTGAATTTGACTCAGCTGAGTTGACAAAATCGGGGGTGACCGATGTACTTGTCATAATAAGTTTTCCCCCCAAACATTATGTGTCCCTCGTTACCCACCACCGAATCTTTGACTAGCCTCACCGTTGAGCCGGGCGTTTTGCATATTGCCACCAGTGACTTCGATGCCCGCCCCATGAGCTTTATCACCGCCAACGGGCAGCGCACTGGCTACGAGCCCGAGTTAGCGCGCGCGGTTTGCGCCCAGCTGGGCCTTACCCCTGTGTGGCACAACTTGCCGATGTTCGAGTTTTATACTTGCTTTGCCACGGGCAAGTACGATGCGGTGTGGTTTAACCAGGCAATTACGCCAGAACGCCAGCAGCTGGTCAACTTTACCGAGCCCTACGGTTTGTTTGACGAGGCCGTGCTGGTCAAAAAAGGTAGCGGCATTGCCTCAGTGGGTGACCTGGCAGGCAAGCGGGTGGGTGGTTTGGCCGACAGTACCAACATTGCCCTAGTTGAGGGTTTTCCGGGGGCGACAGCGGTGCCCTACCCCGGCAGCGACCAGGTGCTACCCGAAATGCTAGCGGCACTGCGGGCGGGAGAGATCGACGCGCTGATTGATGACGAACTGGTGCTGGTGGCCGCCGCCGAAGACGATGCATCCCTAGAGATTGGGCTGACGCTACCGACCCGAGTGCCCTTTGCGATCGCCACCCCCAAAGCCAACCCCACCCTGCGGGCAGCGCTCAATGCCGCGATCGCCGCCACCCTGGCCGATGGCACCCTGGGTGAACTCTGGGCTGAATGGATTCCTTGGAAGCCGTTTCCCTTTGAGTAGCCCAGGTTGACCTGCCTGGGTATAGCTATAGTCACCTGGGTTAGGACATCCACAACCCTAGAAACGTTCGAACGTTCAAACGCTCTTGAGGAAATGTCTTAACCGGACTGGCTACAGCTATAAATTAAGCGCCAGCCTACCCCTGCACGCAGGCCAGTAGGACAGTCGCAGCGGCGACAAAATCTCTACCCCTTGGCCCACCCATAGCTTGCCCCTGTGAAGGAGGTGAACCAGCCAGAACTTGCTTAACCTTTATTGAAAGAAGATGGTTATCAATAAAGGAACCAACGATGGTAGATGAAGCTGTAAGAGAAATACCAGAACGTGATCCGACTGAAACAGAAGATTCTAGACTGGCGATCGCCGATAAAGATCGCTCTTTTTTGGAATATGTCATGGTTGAAGGAGGGTTCGCTGAGCCCTACGATGCTAGAGACTTTACCGAAGTTGTCTTTCGCGTCATGCGCGACTTAATGACAACCGAGTCAGCCGATCGGGTGGCCGATGAACTGCATGAAGACGTCATGCCAACCGATGAAAAAGCTTTGCAAATGGAAGTCACCGATCTGTGGAAAGACACTAATCCCCTGGTCGGATTTCTGAGCCGGGTGCGCCCGCCTTGGCAAGGCCCAGGCATCTTTAAAATTGACTCCGATCGCTTCTTCTTCCGAGTAGCCAATGAGGGCGGTTTGCGCCGCGATCCTACCCATAAGGATGCCGAGCGCAAGCGGGCAGTAAAAGCCGTGTTCTCAGCAACTAAAAAGGAGCTGTCCAAAGAGCGGATTCAGGAAATTGCTACCTGGCTGCCCGAAAATGGCGTTCGCGAACTCTGGGATCAGGCGTAGAAATTATTCCTCTAAAATATGACCTTGAGGTGCGCTACTGCTCTGCAATGGCGCACCTTTTTTTGCGATCGCACGCTTTGGAATGAACAACCGAGTCATATAGCCGTAGCCGACGTCGTTAGGATGTTTTGCAGCAGTGCCCACGCTACAGCAGCTACAGGCGCTGGATTTAAGTTGGCGTCTGCTTTTTCTAGATGTCGCCTAACGGTTAGGGGCTGACCGGTCGAATGGGGCCGTTATAGAGAATTTGAAAAGTCCGGTCTGAGTTTACCAGCACCTCTGTTTCAAAGGAGAAGGTGGGGTTGCCGTTGATGTCTCGATCTTCGGGGCGAAAGCCTCGGAAGGTAAACAACAGGGAACCATCCTCGTTGATCACCATGGGGGCATTTGCTGTGGGGCCATGCATGGCGGGTTCGGCCATGTAGTTCCCTAGCCCCCCGTTGGCGGTCTCGGCAGCGGCGCGGGCGATGTTTCTGCTGCGCATGAGGAAGATTTGGTCTACGGCACCCTGGGGTGGGGGACTGGCAGGGGCAGCGGGAGACTGGGCCGGGGCGCTGGTGGGGGAAAGGCTTACTACACCCAGGGCGAGGGCTAAGACTAACCAGTATCGCATGGCAAAATCTACTAAAGGACAGGACGATATCGCATAACTGTTTCTCTCAGTGGTGACTGCATCTCCGGGGCAGGGGCTGGGGTTAGTCGACCGCTAGAGAAATCGGTATGACGGCAGGTAAATCTGCCGCAGCACCCCAACCAACTATAGCGATTCTGAGCAAAGAGAAAGGCAAGGGGTAGGCCAGTGGATTGCCAGTGCCCACCTACCTACTCTCTCGGCAAAAACTTGACCAGGGCTTTCATGACTTCACCAGGGGCGAACTGCAAGGGCCTATCGGCGTTGGGGGCGCTGAGAAAGTCTGTCCACTCGAAGATTTCGGCAAAGCCGAGCTGGTGAAGGGCGACGACAATGGAACTGACGGACTGCTTGCTGCCAATGACGAGAATTTTGACGGGTTCGCGATCGGGGTGGGGGTAGCTGTGGAGTTTGAGGGTGAGTTCAAGGTGAATTGGCCCAGCAGATTCGGGGTTGAGGATGCGGGCACTGTAGCGGGCGGTAGGAGATTGATCTTGCATAATTCTGTCAACCACTAGGACGTTAAAAAGCAGCCTATCTGCCTAGTGGTTGACTGTCAACCACTAGGATGTGTCTGGATGGGTAAAACTCTGAAACCATGAACGCATGGGAAAAGCAGGCAAAGCGCTCAAGCAGGTTTTAGCGGATTACAGCATCAGCCAGTTTGCGCTGGCGGGGACTATGGATGTAGAGCGCAACAATGTCTACCGCTGGGCAAACGAGAAGCGCGATCCAACCGCTGAAACCGTTGTTGAAATTGTCAGAGCACTAAAATCTATGAACCCTGAAGCGGCTGAATTTTTTGTCAAGCTTTATCTAGGCGACGAAATTTGACCCGTAGGGTGGGCATTGCCCACCATCCACCCTCGCAACTAACCAGGAACCCTAAACCCGTTCATTCCTGTCCATCCCCATGCCCGACTGTCGCCGCACCTACACCCCCAGCGGTGCCGTCTTTCTCCCCTGGTAACATTTAACCGCAGACCGATTTTTGCCAATCCAGAGAATGTGCAACGGTTGCGTTGTGTCACGGCTACCGTAAAAGCCGAAATGCCTTTTGACGTTACAGCGGCGGTGGTTTTGCCCGATCACCTTCATCTTTTGTGGACTCTGCTACCGGATGACGGCAATTACTCGAAGCGGGTGGGGCGGTTGAAGGTGCTATTTACGCGATCGCTACGGGGTAGCGACGCATTACCCCAAGATGTTTGCCTACCGCGACAGCGGCAGCGAGAAAGTGATGTGCGGCAACGACAATTTTGGGAGCACCAGGTCCGCGATGAGGCAGATTGGGTGGGGCACTTGAAATTTGCACTACAATCTGATGAAGCATAGGTTGGTGAGGTGCCCACATGAGTGAGAGTTTTCGGTGATTTGTGGGAAAGGGGGTGTGTGGGGAGGATTAGGGATGTGGGGATGTGGATTTTGTGGGGGAGGGATTGGATGTTGGGGAGTGAGGGATGTGTGGTAGGCAGTGCCTATTTACAGAATTGGGTTCCTCCAACGCTCCATCGAAACTCTGCAACTATATTTTAGTGAAAGCCTTCAAATCTAAATTGTGTTGGCGTTCTGAAACTTTCACGGTGAACATCAAAATTGAATTTTTCAATTAACTCTTTCTCTCCACTATAACCATTATAAGTGATTTTTAATTCCCAGTTTTCCAATGAGAGTCCCTCCCAGTCATCGGGTAGTCTTTCGCCAGAAACATTAGCCGCAATTGTAAGAAAAAGATATTCAAATTCTTCTAAACATAAAGATTAATTTCTATTTCTCGATGGCTGGCTAGTTTTTCCTTGAAAATTTCACTCGTAGCAGCAGAGAGGAAGTCTTCATTTAAACTTTTAAATATTCTTGGATCTGATACAACCCGCCTTTCATTCCCATAGCCAATAACTTCTTGCAAAGAGATCTCCATTGATTTGATTACTATTTTCTTGGTAGCAAAAATCTCGATTTCAACTTGAACCCCATAGTCTACATTTGGAATATAAGATCTTATTTTTCTCTTAAGAATTTTGACTTGTATGTCATTGGCGACACTCAACATGCTCGATAGAGTATTACTTCTTAATTTTGTGTTTGGAAGCTCCCTCTCGAAAGATCGAAGATACAAGACAAAAGGAATTAAAAAACCAGTGATTATTGCAAACTGAGATTCGCCACTAGAATCAGAGGAAATCCACTTCCATGCAAAATAGGCTGTAGAAAGAGCAAGAAAAACTATCAGGAAATCATAAATTGCTTTTTTCTTGTTCTTTGTCAATTGACTGAAATGGGCTTTCACTTTTAAGTTTCCCTGGATACTTTTAGGATTTGATGCTAAATACTCCATCTCTTTCGATGCCACCTCAACCCCTCTAAGCTTGGGATGAATCTTTCCTTCCTCGGTAAATCAATCCACTCTCCCTTAAATGTCATCATTCCTCGGCTCTCTGCCGCAGCCTCCTCCGTGAATCGATCCCATGGAACCAAAATGCGGTAATTATCATCGATCCCAAACCAGCCGTGGTCGAAAGCCCAGTGGTGGTTTTTGCAGAGGGCGATGCCATTTACAAACCGATCATCCCGAAACTCAGAGAATGGTTGAATGTGTGCCCCATCTACCATATTCACCCCATCCCAACCCACCACTCGCACCTTGCAAAACGCACAACGTTGGTCATACAGCTTCACCACATTGCGGCGGAAGGCGGCATTACGGACAAAGATCCGGTCTTCATCCCGTAAGTCTTCGACGTTGTAGGTTGCCCCGCCCGAGTCAAATAGCGATCGCTGCACCGCCTCAAACTCGTCATACTTAAACGCCTCCGCAATCTCCCCACCCCGATCTGTAAACCATGCCTGGATCAAAATCGTGGTTAGCTCCGTGCGGCTCTGGGGGTTTTGCAGCAGGGCAAACAGTTCCCCATCCAGGTAGGCATACTTCACCGCCGATCGCAGCGCTGGCAGCGATCGAATCTTCACCTTCGCCTGTATCGCCGCCTCAAAGCCGGGGTTCGGCATCAGATGCCAAAACTTATCCCCCGTCAGGTGAAAAAACGGCAGCGCAATAGTCGAGTGGTGATCGCTAGCCACAAACTGGTGCCAAAACTTGAGAAAATTTGCCGTCAGCTCCGGCGACAGGTAGATCTCATTGCGGCTAAGTAACCCCTTCTCAAACAGATCTAGCACCGTCAGCAGCAAGATCGGCTTGTGGGGAGCCGTGCCCCGAGCCTTGTCAACCCGCAGGTTGGCAAACTTCTTGGCATAATAGGTCAAATCTTTGGTCAAAATCGGTGGCTTTGGGGTCAGGCATCGTCGGGCCTGGCTCCAGTCATAGCGCAGGCATCCCTAAAGTACTCCAGCAGGTCTTAAAATTCATCAGTTCTTGCACTTTCCTGATCTTGGTCGAGCAAAACATCGAACAGGTCTTCATCCACGCAGGCGTAGGCGATCGCCCAAGGCTCATGCTCTTGTTGCTGGTTTAGAGCGAGTTAGGAGAATGAGTGAGCGCCCAGACCCTAGACTAGAGGCTCAGTAATTGGCAAACCGAGTCTAAACCCCAATGACCAATCCCCTTCAAGTGCTTGTAACCGGTGCCACTGGGCGCACGGGCGCATTAGTCGTCCAAAAGCTCCAGCAGCGACCCGCGCAGTTCACCGTCCGAGGCTTTGTCCGCTCTGGGCAAAAGGCCAGCGATCGCTTCGGCACCACCGTCCCTCTCTACATCGGCGACATTGCCCAGCCCGATACCCTCTCCCCAGCCCTGGCCGGTTGCGATGCCCTGGTCATTCTCACTAGCGCCATCCCCCAAATGAAAGCCCCACCCAAGCCAGGCCAGCGGCCCGAGTTTATCTACCCCGAGGGCGGCACCCCCGAGCAGGTAGACTACCACGGCCAACTTAACCAAATCGCTGCCGCCAAAGCCGCCGGAGTGAAGCACATCGTCCTTGTCGGCTCCATGGGCGGCACCAACGAGCAGCACCCCCTCAACCGCATGGCCAACGGCAACATCTTGATCTGGAAGCGCAAAGCCGAAGCCTACTTGATTAGCTCCGGCCTCGACTACACCATCATTCGCGCCGGAGGGTTGCAAGATCAGCCCGGCGGCCAGCGAGAGTTAATCGTCGGCAAAGACGATACCCTCCTAGCCCATCCCCCCGACGGCATCCCCACCTCCATTCCCCGCGCCGATGTGGCCGATGTGGTGGTGCAGGCATTGCTAGAACCAGCGGCCCGCAACAAAGCCTTCGATGTGATTTCGAAGCCAGAGGGCAATCCTGGGGCGGTGGTCACCACCGATTTTGGGGCGCTATTCGAGCAGACCACCCCAGGGCTCTAGCAAAACTTTGAACGCTTCAACCTCATGGGATCCCCCTAAATCCCCTTAGAAAAGGGGGCTTTAATTCCGGTTCCCCCCTTTTTAAGGGGGACCAGGGGGGATCCTCAAGGACTACCGCATAGATGCTATAAGGTGTGCTGTGGCGAAGCCCAACGCACCTTAGGTCTGGGCTTGGTGCGTCACGCCGGGCGATGACGCACCCTACGATAAATGTCACTAAAATAAGCTGAAATCAACCC is a genomic window of Nodosilinea sp. E11 containing:
- a CDS encoding phytanoyl-CoA dioxygenase family protein, with translation MDYQPTQLSPAQIQQFQNDGFLILENFLPPNFAERLASRLEPMFHGEFETGIFPDEWHWRPRMSLPDITREICNGWKSDRTIASLVLSSEIGRLSATLAGWEGARIGQDSLWMKPPGAQAIAMHQDGVYIDYLNPAEMMTCWVALDRATAADGTLVYAKGSHQWPISSVEGEFHAPTKDYRWAMLQAAENAGVPEPELVVVDVPAGGCAFHHGRTWHGLGPTTRTEGMFRSIGLHTLPASAQFHPTNPQGYIYGRYKRVGHTEMDESFFPILWRSDGYRSPHLAEYCEDPLGAEMAIA
- a CDS encoding REP-associated tyrosine transposase, with the translated sequence MVTFNRRPIFANPENVQRLRCVTATVKAEMPFDVTAAVVLPDHLHLLWTLLPDDGNYSKRVGRLKVLFTRSLRGSDALPQDVCLPRQRQRESDVRQRQFWEHQVRDEADWVGHLKFALQSDEA
- a CDS encoding DUF2267 domain-containing protein, whose protein sequence is MVDEAVREIPERDPTETEDSRLAIADKDRSFLEYVMVEGGFAEPYDARDFTEVVFRVMRDLMTTESADRVADELHEDVMPTDEKALQMEVTDLWKDTNPLVGFLSRVRPPWQGPGIFKIDSDRFFFRVANEGGLRRDPTHKDAERKRAVKAVFSATKKELSKERIQEIATWLPENGVRELWDQA
- a CDS encoding helix-turn-helix transcriptional regulator; the encoded protein is MGKAGKALKQVLADYSISQFALAGTMDVERNNVYRWANEKRDPTAETVVEIVRALKSMNPEAAEFFVKLYLGDEI
- a CDS encoding SDR family oxidoreductase gives rise to the protein MTNPLQVLVTGATGRTGALVVQKLQQRPAQFTVRGFVRSGQKASDRFGTTVPLYIGDIAQPDTLSPALAGCDALVILTSAIPQMKAPPKPGQRPEFIYPEGGTPEQVDYHGQLNQIAAAKAAGVKHIVLVGSMGGTNEQHPLNRMANGNILIWKRKAEAYLISSGLDYTIIRAGGLQDQPGGQRELIVGKDDTLLAHPPDGIPTSIPRADVADVVVQALLEPAARNKAFDVISKPEGNPGAVVTTDFGALFEQTTPGL
- a CDS encoding HNH endonuclease; translation: MTKDLTYYAKKFANLRVDKARGTAPHKPILLLTVLDLFEKGLLSRNEIYLSPELTANFLKFWHQFVASDHHSTIALPFFHLTGDKFWHLMPNPGFEAAIQAKVKIRSLPALRSAVKYAYLDGELFALLQNPQSRTELTTILIQAWFTDRGGEIAEAFKYDEFEAVQRSLFDSGGATYNVEDLRDEDRIFVRNAAFRRNVVKLYDQRCAFCKVRVVGWDGVNMVDGAHIQPFSEFRDDRFVNGIALCKNHHWAFDHGWFGIDDNYRILVPWDRFTEEAAAESRGMMTFKGEWIDLPRKERFIPSLEGLRWHRKRWSI
- a CDS encoding ABC transporter substrate-binding protein is translated as MCPSLPTTESLTSLTVEPGVLHIATSDFDARPMSFITANGQRTGYEPELARAVCAQLGLTPVWHNLPMFEFYTCFATGKYDAVWFNQAITPERQQLVNFTEPYGLFDEAVLVKKGSGIASVGDLAGKRVGGLADSTNIALVEGFPGATAVPYPGSDQVLPEMLAALRAGEIDALIDDELVLVAAAEDDASLEIGLTLPTRVPFAIATPKANPTLRAALNAAIAATLADGTLGELWAEWIPWKPFPFE